A single Bacillus sp. OxB-1 DNA region contains:
- a CDS encoding NfeD family protein — protein MRKMLGIVLLFLLMLPTLMLPSSGADAASQKVYKVPIHKEIEKGLYAFLQRSFQEAEEAGADAIFLDINTPGGFTDAAGQIARLFDNTELPIIAFIDDRALSAGAFLALHADYIYMVPNGTMGAAQVIVADGTAADVKAHSAWMADMINAAESSKRNPLYAQAMADPHIDLPEYRAGKGDLLTLRAKEAEEVGYSEGTVTSFEALLKETGYENAEVISTSETFAESVARFVTHPIVVPILLSIAGLGLVLELYSPGFGVPGTMALTSLFLFFFGHLVAGLAGYETIILFIIGIGLVIAEFFLPGGIAGIIGSLAIIGSIIMAGGNPLYMGISVLIAIAIAATGMGIIMKFFGKKLHLLNKMVLMDATDTESGYVSNVNRVELLGKIAKTTTPLRPAGTIELDGERIDVVSQGSYIDRGKDVIIVKVEGSRIVVRETDEKGENE, from the coding sequence ATGCGTAAAATGTTGGGAATCGTCCTGCTGTTCCTCTTAATGTTGCCGACGTTGATGTTGCCATCGTCAGGAGCGGATGCTGCTTCCCAAAAAGTTTACAAAGTGCCGATTCATAAGGAGATTGAAAAAGGGCTGTATGCGTTTCTGCAACGTTCCTTCCAGGAGGCGGAAGAAGCAGGAGCAGATGCCATTTTTCTTGATATCAATACACCAGGCGGATTTACCGATGCTGCCGGCCAGATCGCCAGACTGTTTGATAACACCGAATTGCCGATCATTGCATTCATCGATGATAGAGCACTATCGGCGGGCGCGTTCCTGGCACTCCACGCGGATTACATTTATATGGTCCCGAATGGAACAATGGGTGCTGCGCAAGTCATTGTGGCCGATGGGACGGCAGCGGATGTCAAGGCGCATAGTGCCTGGATGGCGGATATGATCAATGCGGCGGAATCGTCCAAACGGAATCCGCTGTATGCACAAGCCATGGCCGATCCTCATATCGACCTGCCGGAGTACCGGGCCGGTAAAGGGGATTTATTGACATTGCGTGCGAAAGAAGCAGAAGAAGTTGGATATAGTGAAGGTACGGTCACTTCGTTTGAGGCGCTGTTGAAAGAGACCGGCTACGAAAACGCGGAAGTCATTTCGACGAGTGAAACATTTGCCGAAAGCGTCGCCCGTTTCGTCACTCATCCGATTGTCGTGCCGATCTTGCTCTCCATTGCCGGGTTAGGCCTCGTTTTGGAACTGTACTCGCCGGGATTCGGTGTTCCGGGGACGATGGCACTCACTTCCTTATTTCTATTTTTCTTCGGCCATCTGGTGGCAGGGCTTGCCGGTTATGAGACGATCATCCTCTTTATTATCGGGATCGGTCTTGTTATCGCCGAGTTTTTCTTGCCAGGCGGGATTGCAGGAATTATCGGCTCCCTTGCAATCATCGGAAGTATCATTATGGCTGGCGGCAATCCGCTCTACATGGGGATTTCGGTCTTGATTGCGATTGCTATTGCCGCCACAGGGATGGGGATCATTATGAAGTTTTTTGGAAAAAAACTGCATTTGCTGAACAAGATGGTGTTGATGGATGCTACGGACACGGAAAGCGGTTATGTATCCAACGTCAATCGGGTCGAATTGCTTGGAAAAATTGCGAAGACGACGACGCCCCTTCGTCCAGCCGGTACAATCGAATTGGACGGGGAACGGATCGATGTCGTTTCGCAAGGAAGTTACATTGACCGTGGAAAAGATGTTATCATTGTGAAGGTTGAAGGTTCCCGTATCGTAGTGCGGGAAACCGATGAAAAGGGGGAAAATGAATAA
- a CDS encoding holin — MTDVLIFATILAPIILALVQLVKMTFNIKNNFVPLVAFSLGIFVGFAASPFTDLDVVLRLWAGGLAGLSATGLFELVDKQDGYTKVDKR, encoded by the coding sequence ATGACTGATGTATTAATCTTCGCAACAATCTTAGCGCCTATCATTTTGGCTTTGGTACAGCTTGTCAAGATGACATTCAACATCAAAAACAACTTCGTTCCCCTTGTCGCTTTTTCGTTGGGGATTTTCGTGGGGTTCGCAGCGTCTCCCTTCACTGATCTCGACGTGGTATTACGACTTTGGGCAGGAGGACTTGCAGGCCTTTCGGCGACCGGCCTTTTTGAGTTAGTAGATAAACAGGATGGCTACACGAAAGTTGATAAGCGATGA
- a CDS encoding zinc ribbon domain-containing protein, producing MPTDEELDELNRAFLQSLEEDDPFGLNEKISTIEFKCRDCQELDDVPDFVVADFQVDLKQNEEVEIECPFCGGTMHRAKKIPSESISPGTGTEAL from the coding sequence ATGCCAACAGACGAAGAGCTGGATGAACTGAATCGGGCATTTTTACAATCATTAGAAGAGGATGACCCGTTCGGATTGAACGAAAAAATAAGTACGATTGAATTTAAGTGTCGGGATTGTCAGGAATTAGATGACGTTCCCGATTTTGTAGTGGCAGACTTTCAGGTCGACTTAAAACAGAACGAAGAAGTCGAGATTGAATGTCCTTTTTGTGGTGGGACCATGCATAGAGCGAAAAAAATCCCAAGTGAATCGATTTCACCTGGGACGGGGACAGAGGCGCTTTAG
- the floA gene encoding flotillin-like protein FloA (flotillin-like protein involved in membrane lipid rafts), translating to MPAILGTGSTITIVAIAFVAILVLSVFFTLVPVTLWISAMAAGVRVSIFTLIGMRLRRVIPSRVVNPLIKAHKAGLNVSINQLESHYLAGGNVDRVVNALIAAHRANIELTFERAAAIDLAGRDVLEAVQMSVNPKVIETPFIAGVAMNGIEVKAKARITVRANIDRLVGGAGEETVVARVGEGIVSTIGSSVDHAKVLENPDMISQTVLAKGLDSGTAFEILSIDIADVDIGKNIGAELQTEQAMADKNIAQAKAEERRAMAVANEQEMKAKVQEMRAKVVGAEAEVPLAMAEALRTGNIGIMDYMNYKNIQADTGMRDSISKLGGETQTPNDKKQS from the coding sequence ATGCCAGCAATTTTGGGAACCGGAAGTACGATTACGATCGTTGCCATCGCGTTCGTCGCGATCCTAGTTTTATCTGTATTTTTCACATTAGTGCCCGTGACTCTTTGGATTTCCGCGATGGCCGCCGGAGTGCGCGTCAGCATCTTCACGCTAATCGGGATGAGACTCCGTCGGGTAATTCCGAGCCGGGTCGTAAATCCGTTGATCAAAGCGCATAAAGCGGGTTTGAATGTAAGCATTAACCAACTGGAAAGCCACTACCTTGCCGGAGGGAATGTCGACCGGGTTGTCAATGCCTTGATCGCAGCCCACCGCGCAAACATTGAACTGACATTTGAACGTGCTGCCGCAATCGATCTTGCGGGCCGTGACGTTTTAGAAGCGGTGCAGATGTCCGTTAACCCGAAAGTCATCGAAACGCCGTTCATTGCAGGCGTTGCAATGAACGGGATTGAGGTGAAAGCGAAGGCACGGATCACCGTCCGTGCAAATATCGACCGTCTCGTCGGGGGGGCTGGGGAAGAGACCGTGGTCGCCCGTGTCGGAGAGGGGATCGTTTCTACTATCGGTTCATCGGTAGACCATGCCAAAGTACTGGAAAATCCCGATATGATTTCCCAGACGGTGCTTGCGAAAGGGCTGGATTCAGGAACTGCTTTCGAAATTCTCTCTATCGATATTGCGGATGTTGATATCGGGAAGAATATCGGTGCGGAACTTCAAACAGAACAAGCGATGGCTGACAAGAACATTGCTCAAGCCAAAGCGGAAGAGCGTCGTGCGATGGCCGTCGCCAACGAACAGGAAATGAAAGCGAAAGTCCAAGAAATGCGTGCGAAAGTGGTCGGCGCCGAGGCGGAAGTTCCGCTTGCTATGGCGGAGGCACTCCGTACAGGCAATATCGGAATCATGGATTACATGAATTATAAAAATATCCAAGCCGATACAGGAATGCGTGACTCCATCAGTAAATTAGGCGGCGAAACACAGACGCCTAATGATAAAAAGCAATCGTAA
- a CDS encoding N-acetylmuramoyl-L-alanine amidase, with protein sequence MSFIEKLAPFAVKHGIANGVLPSLIIAQGVLESASGTSELATKANNLFGIKVGAGWTGETYTKRTAEHKPDGAVYYIDAAFRKYPSYEGCVIDLVHKYTHGTGWEEHNRYADVLGETDYRKSTAAVKAAGYAADINYPSKLNQIIEQYGLTKYNKGVDRVVKIVLDAGHGFNTAGKRSPDGEREWSFNNKVLLACEAKLREYKGLEILRVDDPTGKTDVPLKTRTDRANNWGADVYVSIHHNALSGKWHSGGGIETFTMDHPRANPKSVEVAKAVHPRIVKSMVLRDRGIKKMNLHVLRETNMPAILTEGGFMDSTIDIHSMRNKTNLEAQGEAIAEGLAAYFKLEHNPKQVATVQTKREESDLEFTSGTLRKEFETFLANKAQRDIVVNAAVKAGYAKKWIKDLEEGKAADGDIVMLGIGALIRTNK encoded by the coding sequence ATGAGTTTCATAGAAAAACTTGCGCCGTTTGCAGTCAAGCACGGGATTGCGAATGGCGTTTTGCCGTCTCTTATCATAGCGCAGGGAGTCTTGGAATCAGCTTCAGGAACGTCTGAACTTGCCACCAAAGCCAACAACCTATTCGGCATCAAGGTGGGCGCCGGTTGGACCGGAGAGACGTATACCAAACGGACAGCCGAGCACAAGCCGGATGGCGCGGTCTATTACATCGATGCGGCCTTTAGAAAGTATCCGTCTTATGAAGGTTGCGTCATCGACCTTGTCCACAAATATACGCACGGCACGGGATGGGAAGAGCACAATCGATATGCGGATGTGCTTGGTGAGACGGATTATCGAAAATCAACGGCAGCCGTGAAGGCAGCCGGGTATGCGGCGGATATCAATTATCCGTCCAAGCTGAATCAAATCATCGAGCAATACGGACTGACGAAATATAACAAAGGGGTTGATCGAGTGGTTAAAATTGTACTGGATGCCGGCCATGGATTTAATACGGCTGGAAAAAGATCGCCAGACGGAGAGAGGGAGTGGTCCTTTAACAATAAAGTCCTGTTGGCCTGTGAGGCCAAGCTCCGGGAGTACAAAGGATTGGAAATCCTGCGGGTAGACGACCCTACCGGCAAAACGGATGTACCACTTAAAACGCGAACTGATCGGGCGAATAATTGGGGAGCCGATGTTTATGTCTCTATCCATCATAATGCTCTATCCGGCAAGTGGCACAGCGGTGGCGGGATCGAAACCTTTACTATGGACCACCCCCGAGCCAATCCGAAATCGGTAGAGGTCGCCAAAGCGGTCCATCCCCGAATCGTGAAAAGTATGGTCTTGCGGGATCGGGGCATCAAAAAAATGAATCTGCATGTCCTCCGAGAAACCAACATGCCAGCCATCTTGACCGAAGGCGGGTTCATGGACTCCACAATTGACATCCATTCGATGCGAAATAAAACCAACCTAGAAGCACAAGGTGAAGCAATTGCCGAGGGGTTGGCTGCCTATTTCAAGTTGGAACATAATCCGAAACAGGTTGCGACTGTGCAGACGAAAAGAGAGGAGTCAGACTTGGAATTTACCTCCGGCACGTTACGAAAGGAATTTGAAACGTTTCTTGCCAACAAAGCACAGCGCGATATCGTAGTAAATGCTGCTGTCAAAGCCGGTTATGCCAAGAAGTGGATCAAGGATCTAGAAGAGGGCAAAGCCGCGGACGGCGACATTGTCATGCTGGGGATTGGCGCGCTGATCCGTACGAATAAATGA
- the mtaB gene encoding tRNA (N(6)-L-threonylcarbamoyladenosine(37)-C(2))-methylthiotransferase MtaB, whose translation MSYERPKTVAMSTLGCKVNHYETEAIWQLFKEAGYERVDFDKNADVYVINTCTVTNTGDKKSRQVIRRAIRKNPDGVICVTGCYAQTSPAEIMAIPGVDIVVGTQDRVKLLGLIDEYRNERQPINAVRNIMKNRVYEELDVPAFTDRTRASLKIQEGCNNFCTFCIIPWARGLMRSRDPQEVIRQAQQLVDAGYLEIVLTGIHTGGYGEDLKDYNLARLLRDLESEVKGLKRLRISSIEASQLTDEVIQVLKESKIVVRHLHIPIQSGSNTVLKRMRRKYTMEFFAERLDRLREALPQLAITSDVIVGFPGETEEEFMDTYNFIRDHRFSELHVFPYSKRTGTPAARMEDQVDEEVKNERVHRLLELNDQLAKEYASSFENEVLEVIPEERYKEDPESGLYEGYTDNYLKVVLPADESMVGKIVRVKINKAGYPYNEGQFVRVVDEQEIFA comes from the coding sequence ATGAGTTACGAGCGTCCGAAAACCGTAGCTATGTCTACATTAGGTTGCAAAGTGAACCATTATGAGACGGAGGCGATCTGGCAACTTTTCAAAGAAGCGGGTTACGAACGCGTAGATTTTGATAAGAATGCGGACGTCTACGTGATTAATACATGCACTGTCACGAATACAGGTGACAAGAAAAGCCGCCAGGTGATCCGGCGCGCCATCCGAAAAAACCCGGACGGCGTCATTTGCGTAACAGGTTGTTATGCCCAGACCTCACCTGCGGAAATCATGGCCATTCCGGGAGTGGATATCGTCGTCGGCACACAGGATCGCGTGAAGCTGCTTGGCTTGATCGACGAATACCGCAACGAGCGCCAACCGATCAATGCGGTCCGCAATATTATGAAAAACCGGGTATATGAAGAGCTGGATGTCCCGGCATTTACGGATCGGACCCGTGCTTCCCTCAAGATCCAGGAAGGCTGCAATAATTTCTGTACATTTTGCATCATTCCATGGGCGCGCGGTTTAATGCGTTCACGTGATCCGCAAGAAGTCATCCGCCAAGCCCAACAGCTTGTCGACGCCGGCTATTTGGAGATTGTCCTGACGGGCATCCATACGGGAGGTTACGGTGAGGATTTGAAGGATTATAACCTCGCACGTCTTCTACGTGATCTGGAATCCGAAGTGAAAGGCTTGAAACGGCTTCGCATCAGTTCCATCGAAGCGAGCCAGTTGACGGATGAAGTCATTCAAGTGTTGAAAGAATCCAAAATCGTCGTACGCCATCTTCATATTCCAATCCAATCGGGTTCCAATACGGTGCTGAAACGGATGCGCCGGAAATACACGATGGAATTTTTCGCGGAACGGTTGGACCGTTTGCGGGAAGCCCTTCCTCAACTGGCGATCACCTCCGACGTTATTGTCGGGTTCCCGGGTGAGACGGAAGAGGAGTTCATGGACACATACAATTTCATCCGTGATCATCGGTTCTCCGAACTGCATGTCTTCCCGTACTCAAAACGGACAGGCACACCGGCAGCACGGATGGAAGACCAAGTGGATGAAGAAGTGAAGAATGAAAGAGTACACCGATTGCTTGAATTGAACGACCAGCTGGCGAAAGAATATGCCTCATCCTTCGAGAATGAAGTGCTAGAAGTCATTCCGGAAGAGCGATATAAGGAAGACCCGGAAAGTGGTTTGTATGAAGGCTATACCGATAACTACTTGAAGGTCGTCCTTCCGGCTGATGAATCCATGGTCGGTAAAATCGTTCGCGTTAAAATTAACAAAGCGGGCTACCCTTATAATGAAGGCCAATTTGTCCGCGTTGTAGACGAACAAGAAATCTTTGCCTAA
- the rpsU gene encoding 30S ribosomal protein S21, with product MSKTVVRKNESLEDALRRFKRTVSKSGTIQEVRKREYYEKPSVKRKKKSEAARKRKY from the coding sequence ATGTCGAAAACTGTTGTTCGTAAAAACGAATCGCTTGAAGATGCTCTTCGCCGCTTCAAACGTACTGTATCCAAAAGTGGAACAATACAAGAGGTAAGAAAGCGTGAGTATTATGAGAAACCGAGCGTAAAACGCAAAAAGAAATCTGAGGCGGCTAGAAAGCGTAAATACTAA
- the xerA gene encoding site-specific tyrosine recombinase/integron integrase, whose protein sequence is MLISEVVGFISELVPIDVEKTKSRLSALISKYHVKRVESDEVHPDLHEKIKLFLSSKKLEGLSPITLDSYGLDLKIFADKVKKRTEDISAADIRVFLAQFDHLKMSSVSKKLSVLKSFFGWLTAEEILLRDPTAKLKPPKKEKRIPKALSIEELEMMREACVTDRQRAFLEVLYATGCRLTEIHDLNKSDINYQSMSCKVIGKGNKEREVYFSFKAMYHLRKYLMGRTDREEALMVTERRPYRRLSKRGIQREIGVIANLAGLEKKVSPHTLRHTFATLTLNNGADIVAVQHLLGHSDPSTTQGYAVLSDERKREQHKKFLVQ, encoded by the coding sequence ATGTTGATTTCGGAAGTTGTCGGCTTTATTTCGGAGTTGGTGCCAATAGATGTTGAAAAGACGAAAAGTAGGTTGTCTGCATTGATCTCCAAGTATCACGTCAAGCGTGTAGAGAGTGACGAGGTCCATCCAGATCTCCATGAAAAGATCAAGCTGTTTCTGTCTTCGAAGAAATTGGAGGGGCTTAGCCCAATCACGTTGGACAGTTATGGCTTAGATTTGAAAATCTTTGCCGACAAAGTGAAGAAGCGAACAGAGGATATCAGTGCGGCTGATATTCGTGTATTCTTGGCTCAATTCGATCATTTGAAGATGAGTTCGGTTAGTAAAAAACTGTCTGTGCTAAAATCATTTTTCGGTTGGTTGACCGCAGAAGAAATTCTGTTGCGTGATCCAACTGCAAAATTGAAACCACCTAAAAAGGAAAAGCGAATACCTAAGGCCCTTTCCATTGAGGAACTGGAAATGATGCGTGAGGCATGCGTGACGGATCGACAGCGTGCTTTCCTTGAAGTGCTGTATGCAACTGGCTGCCGTTTAACCGAAATCCATGACCTTAACAAATCAGATATTAACTATCAATCTATGAGCTGCAAGGTGATCGGGAAGGGTAACAAAGAACGCGAAGTGTATTTCAGCTTCAAAGCAATGTATCACCTTAGAAAGTATTTGATGGGCCGTACCGACCGAGAGGAGGCGCTGATGGTGACCGAAAGAAGGCCATATAGACGGCTATCCAAACGGGGCATTCAGCGGGAGATTGGCGTAATTGCTAATTTAGCGGGGCTAGAGAAAAAGGTTAGTCCGCACACCCTTCGGCACACCTTCGCCACATTGACGTTAAATAATGGTGCGGATATTGTAGCCGTCCAGCATCTTCTTGGTCATTCTGACCCTTCGACTACCCAGGGATATGCGGTGCTGTCGGATGAACGTAAACGGGAGCAGCATAAAAAATTTTTGGTTCAGTAA
- a CDS encoding IS91 family transposase yields MRGTSGVIKRILKDHFDGFWQMHSTLFPEAYREDIKETVLKTIRCGSSDVGYARYECLGCEGNPSPVIVCFTCKSRFCNKCGKKYTDDWSTKQQDLIFNVPHRHMVFTIPEELRNIFFHDRKKLNELSRQVAGVFQFYYRRKSRKRNLQAGVITVIHTFGRDLKFNPHIHALVTEGAIDNRNEWCSSDFIPYEFLRKSWQKVLLDLMKKWFPDHPKAQELINDLYRRYPKGFYVNAEQKMKDAKGAAKYIGRYLARPAIAEYRIVGYDGKEVEFWYEDHKTGKRVDVKQSVYRFLFNILQHIPPKHFRMVGRFGLYSRRSYQKANQILSLYAFMRTKQLSMLLERRKKRKTYRERMREAFDQDPFICPCCHREMDLVEIWHADYGILYHYMEGMKIIKRWEKSEDANRRRAG; encoded by the coding sequence ATGAGAGGGACTAGTGGAGTCATCAAAAGAATACTGAAAGACCATTTCGATGGGTTTTGGCAAATGCACTCTACCTTGTTTCCAGAAGCTTATCGAGAGGATATAAAAGAAACCGTCCTGAAAACAATCCGTTGTGGATCCTCGGATGTCGGATATGCGAGATATGAATGTCTGGGTTGTGAAGGGAATCCATCTCCTGTCATTGTCTGTTTCACATGCAAGAGCCGCTTTTGTAATAAGTGTGGAAAGAAATATACGGATGACTGGTCCACCAAACAGCAGGACTTAATCTTTAATGTGCCGCATCGCCACATGGTATTCACCATTCCCGAGGAACTTCGGAATATCTTTTTCCACGACCGCAAAAAATTGAATGAGTTGAGTAGACAGGTAGCCGGGGTCTTCCAATTCTATTATCGTCGTAAAAGCAGGAAGCGCAACCTACAAGCCGGGGTGATCACGGTCATCCATACGTTCGGAAGGGATCTGAAGTTCAATCCACATATACATGCCCTAGTGACGGAAGGGGCGATTGATAATCGGAATGAATGGTGTTCAAGTGATTTCATTCCCTATGAATTCTTACGGAAATCCTGGCAAAAGGTGCTACTCGATTTAATGAAGAAGTGGTTTCCCGATCACCCAAAGGCCCAGGAATTAATCAATGATTTATATAGGCGATATCCGAAAGGATTCTATGTGAACGCAGAACAGAAAATGAAGGATGCCAAAGGGGCAGCCAAATACATAGGCAGATACTTGGCGAGACCGGCCATCGCCGAATATCGCATTGTCGGATACGATGGGAAGGAAGTCGAGTTCTGGTATGAAGATCATAAAACAGGGAAACGGGTGGACGTGAAGCAGTCGGTCTATCGATTCCTGTTCAATATTTTACAGCACATCCCACCAAAACACTTCAGAATGGTGGGCCGTTTTGGGTTGTATAGCAGAAGATCGTATCAGAAGGCAAATCAAATTCTAAGCCTTTATGCCTTCATGCGGACAAAACAACTTTCCATGCTTTTGGAAAGAAGGAAAAAGAGAAAAACATATCGGGAACGGATGAGAGAGGCTTTTGATCAGGATCCGTTTATTTGCCCGTGTTGCCATCGGGAGATGGACTTGGTGGAGATTTGGCATGCTGATTATGGAATCCTGTATCATTATATGGAGGGCATGAAAATTATTAAAAGATGGGAGAAGTCGGAGGATGCCAACAGACGAAGAGCTGGATGA
- the deoC gene encoding deoxyribose-phosphate aldolase, with protein sequence MATKFASYIDHTALKAETDKGEILALCAEAKNYSFASVCVNPAWVQTAADALQGTSVKVCTVIGFPLGASTMETKAFETENAIANGATEVDMVLNIGALKSGEYELVKKDIQAVVDTAKGKALVKVIIETSLLTDGEKRKACELSVAAGADFVKTSTGFSSGGATEEDIKLMRAVVGPEMGVKASGGVRNIEDMKKMIDAGATRIGASSGVQIMEGLASKTDY encoded by the coding sequence TTGGCTACGAAATTTGCATCCTATATCGATCACACGGCGTTGAAAGCTGAAACTGACAAAGGAGAAATCCTGGCCTTGTGTGCGGAAGCGAAAAACTATTCTTTCGCATCCGTCTGCGTCAATCCGGCTTGGGTTCAAACAGCCGCCGACGCATTGCAAGGCACATCGGTGAAAGTTTGTACAGTGATCGGATTTCCACTTGGTGCATCCACTATGGAAACGAAAGCGTTCGAGACCGAAAATGCCATCGCCAATGGAGCGACAGAAGTGGACATGGTACTAAATATCGGTGCGTTGAAAAGTGGCGAGTACGAGCTTGTGAAGAAGGATATTCAAGCCGTCGTGGACACGGCAAAAGGGAAAGCGCTCGTCAAAGTCATTATCGAGACATCCCTCTTGACAGATGGAGAGAAAAGAAAAGCATGTGAATTATCGGTTGCAGCCGGAGCGGATTTCGTCAAGACATCGACAGGGTTTTCCTCCGGAGGGGCAACTGAAGAAGATATCAAGCTGATGCGGGCGGTCGTCGGTCCGGAAATGGGGGTCAAAGCATCTGGAGGCGTACGGAATATTGAAGATATGAAAAAAATGATCGATGCCGGAGCAACAAGGATCGGCGCCAGTTCAGGCGTACAAATCATGGAAGGGTTGGCTTCCAAAACGGATTATTAA
- a CDS encoding phage tail protein I — protein MTKVQENALLNLLPYSLIQDPVLVAIAEAAEIQLKEAYREAEALSNLVDTENVPEHLLDLLAYEKHVDFYDVSLPVEKKRAVVQASISLHRKKGTPLAVEKALSSIGIKNKVVEWFEYNGNPYHFIIVFGFDDETDRAARRRIKNIISPTKNTRSWLERFIYEGNFLLDREIINTFIINVHIATTSNPWAQAGAGAIGEDVRLDGEYLLNGDRFLNGFYNRDGPVHLQRIQLVMKVLHEFGVHEINLTPSLDGEFNLDGEIRLQNEPQRVRLTTLHDTYLRYKQRELIEVSARHIVPIKSTSISQTGVVPLNGQVQLDGSISLDQALFEHRGFFRVKKAGSIIEEVAI, from the coding sequence ATGACTAAGGTTCAAGAAAACGCATTGTTAAATTTATTGCCGTATAGCTTGATACAGGATCCCGTTTTGGTTGCTATTGCCGAAGCTGCCGAAATTCAACTAAAAGAGGCATACCGAGAGGCCGAAGCACTTTCCAATCTAGTAGACACTGAAAATGTCCCCGAGCATTTATTAGATCTACTTGCTTACGAAAAGCATGTTGATTTTTATGACGTATCCTTGCCTGTTGAAAAAAAGAGAGCTGTTGTCCAAGCTTCCATCAGCTTGCACCGTAAAAAAGGAACTCCTTTAGCGGTGGAGAAGGCTTTGAGCAGTATTGGTATCAAAAATAAAGTTGTTGAATGGTTTGAATATAACGGCAACCCATATCATTTCATTATAGTATTTGGCTTTGATGATGAGACAGATCGTGCAGCCAGACGAAGAATCAAGAATATAATTTCTCCAACCAAAAACACTCGATCATGGTTAGAGAGATTTATCTATGAAGGGAACTTTTTGCTAGATCGGGAGATTATTAATACTTTCATTATTAACGTCCATATAGCTACCACATCAAACCCTTGGGCACAAGCAGGCGCCGGTGCCATAGGGGAAGATGTCCGGCTAGATGGAGAGTATTTGTTAAATGGGGATCGGTTTCTAAACGGTTTTTATAACAGGGATGGTCCTGTCCATTTACAAAGAATTCAGCTCGTAATGAAAGTGCTCCATGAATTCGGCGTCCATGAAATCAATCTCACGCCGTCGCTGGACGGTGAATTTAACCTTGATGGGGAAATACGGCTTCAGAATGAACCGCAGCGGGTGAGGCTCACTACCCTGCATGACACTTATTTGCGATACAAACAGCGGGAATTAATAGAGGTGTCCGCTCGTCATATTGTGCCAATTAAGAGTACTTCTATTAGCCAAACCGGTGTAGTACCGTTAAATGGCCAGGTTCAGCTAGACGGCTCCATATCACTTGATCAAGCCCTGTTCGAACACAGAGGCTTTTTTCGTGTTAAAAAAGCTGGTTCTATCATCGAGGAGGTGGCGATTTGA